One window from the genome of Micromonospora aurantiaca ATCC 27029 encodes:
- the infB gene encoding translation initiation factor IF-2 encodes MAGKARVHELAKELGVESKTVLAKLKEMGEFVKSASSTVEAPVARRLRSAFVAGSSAPAGPPAAAPSGPAPTPTPTPTPGAPRVSAKPMPPRRPAAPTPGPKPKGPVPGPPQPATPVAKPASAHDIEVAAAEARAAALKAEQEAAVKAAQAARQQQRETVRREPPAEGGARPGPRPGPNAMPPRPGSPAAGRPGGPGQGQGPGARPGGRPPARGAGNNPFGIQGGQQQRPPAAGAGGPRPSPAGMPPRPSPASMPPRPSPASMPSQRPTTGRPGGPGGGRGGPGGGAGRPGGPGGGGGGYRGGPGGGGGGGGYRGGPGGGGGGGGYRGGPGGGGGAPGGGFRPGGPVGGGGRPGGGGRGRGGGAAGAFGRPGGRPTRGRKSKKQRRQEFDNLSAPTMSSGAPRGQGQVVRLSRGASLSDFADKINANPGSLVQEMFNLGEMVTATQSCSDETLQLLGEHLGFDVQIVSPEDEDRELLAQFNIDLDAEVAADRLVSRAPVVTVMGHVDHGKTKLLDAIRKANVVAGEAGGITQHIGAYQVHVPHEGEDRAVTFIDTPGHEAFTAMRARGAQVTDIVILVVAADDGVMPQTIEALNHAKAADVPIVVAVNKVDKPEANPDKVRQQLTEYGLVAEEYGGDTMFVNVAAKPGIGIEELLEAVLLTADASLELTAPIDGPAQGVAIEAHLDKGRGAVATVLVQKGTLRAGDSIVAGGAHGRVRAMLDENGKPVDSAGPARPVMVLGLTTVPGAGDTFLAAEDDRTVRQIAEQRQARRRAASFANSRGRATLETLMEQLKEGEKTSLNLVLKGDVSGSVEALEDALFNLDIPEEVQLRIIHRGVGAITESDVMLASASSEAVTIIGFNVRASNKVREMADREGVEIRYYTVIYQAIEEIDAALKGLLKPEYEEVELGTAEIRDVFRSSKIGNISGCIVRSGLIRRNAKARLLRDGAVVADNLTISSLKRFKDDATEVREGFECGLTLGGYNNVQVGDVIETFEMREKPRA; translated from the coding sequence GGTCTCGGCCAAGCCGATGCCGCCCCGGCGTCCGGCCGCGCCGACCCCTGGACCGAAGCCCAAGGGCCCGGTCCCCGGCCCGCCGCAGCCGGCGACTCCGGTCGCCAAGCCGGCGAGCGCGCACGACATCGAAGTGGCGGCCGCCGAGGCGCGTGCCGCCGCGCTCAAGGCTGAGCAGGAGGCCGCGGTCAAGGCCGCCCAGGCCGCCCGTCAGCAGCAGCGCGAGACCGTACGCCGGGAGCCCCCGGCCGAGGGCGGTGCTCGCCCGGGTCCGCGTCCCGGCCCGAACGCCATGCCGCCGCGTCCGGGTTCCCCGGCCGCCGGTCGTCCCGGCGGTCCGGGTCAGGGTCAGGGCCCCGGTGCCCGGCCCGGCGGTCGTCCGCCGGCGCGTGGCGCCGGTAACAACCCGTTCGGCATCCAGGGCGGCCAGCAGCAGCGGCCCCCGGCCGCCGGTGCGGGCGGTCCCCGTCCCAGCCCGGCCGGCATGCCGCCGCGGCCCAGCCCGGCGTCGATGCCGCCGCGGCCGAGCCCGGCCTCGATGCCGAGCCAGCGCCCGACCACCGGCCGCCCCGGCGGCCCCGGTGGCGGTCGTGGCGGACCCGGTGGAGGCGCCGGTCGTCCGGGCGGTCCCGGCGGCGGTGGCGGTGGCTACCGTGGTGGACCCGGTGGCGGCGGCGGTGGCGGTGGCTACCGCGGCGGTCCCGGTGGCGGCGGCGGTGGCGGTGGCTACCGCGGCGGTCCCGGCGGCGGTGGCGGTGCTCCCGGCGGTGGTTTCCGTCCGGGTGGCCCGGTCGGCGGCGGTGGCCGTCCCGGCGGCGGTGGCCGTGGCCGTGGCGGTGGCGCGGCGGGTGCCTTCGGGCGTCCCGGCGGCCGGCCGACCCGCGGTCGCAAGTCCAAGAAGCAGCGCAGACAGGAGTTCGACAACCTGTCGGCCCCGACCATGTCCTCGGGTGCGCCCCGCGGTCAGGGTCAGGTCGTCCGGTTGTCCCGTGGCGCCTCGCTGTCGGACTTCGCCGACAAGATCAACGCCAACCCGGGTTCGCTGGTCCAGGAGATGTTCAACCTGGGCGAGATGGTGACGGCGACCCAGTCGTGCTCCGACGAGACCCTGCAGCTGCTGGGTGAGCACCTCGGCTTCGACGTGCAGATCGTCAGCCCGGAGGACGAGGACCGCGAGCTGCTCGCGCAGTTCAACATCGACCTCGACGCCGAGGTCGCGGCGGACCGCCTGGTCAGCCGTGCGCCGGTGGTGACCGTCATGGGTCACGTCGACCACGGTAAGACCAAGCTGCTCGACGCGATCCGCAAGGCGAACGTGGTGGCCGGCGAGGCGGGTGGCATCACCCAGCACATCGGCGCCTACCAGGTCCACGTCCCGCACGAGGGCGAGGACCGCGCGGTGACGTTCATCGACACCCCGGGTCACGAGGCGTTCACCGCCATGCGTGCCCGTGGTGCCCAGGTCACGGACATCGTGATCCTGGTGGTCGCGGCCGACGACGGCGTCATGCCGCAGACCATCGAGGCGCTCAACCACGCCAAGGCGGCGGACGTGCCGATCGTGGTCGCGGTCAACAAGGTCGACAAGCCCGAGGCGAACCCGGACAAGGTCCGCCAGCAGCTGACCGAGTACGGCCTGGTCGCCGAGGAGTACGGCGGCGACACCATGTTCGTCAACGTGGCGGCCAAGCCCGGTATCGGCATCGAGGAACTGCTCGAGGCCGTGCTGCTGACCGCCGACGCGTCGCTGGAGCTGACCGCTCCGATCGACGGGCCGGCGCAGGGTGTCGCGATCGAGGCGCACCTGGACAAGGGCCGTGGCGCGGTGGCGACCGTGCTGGTGCAGAAGGGCACCCTGCGTGCCGGTGACTCGATCGTCGCCGGTGGGGCGCACGGCCGGGTCCGGGCCATGCTCGACGAGAACGGCAAGCCGGTCGATTCGGCTGGTCCGGCCCGTCCGGTCATGGTGCTGGGTCTGACCACGGTGCCGGGTGCGGGTGACACCTTCCTGGCCGCCGAGGACGACCGCACCGTGCGGCAGATCGCCGAGCAGCGTCAGGCACGGCGGAGGGCGGCGTCGTTCGCCAACTCCCGTGGCCGGGCCACTCTCGAGACGCTCATGGAGCAGCTCAAGGAGGGCGAGAAGACCTCGCTCAACCTGGTGCTCAAGGGCGACGTCTCCGGTTCCGTGGAGGCGCTCGAGGACGCGCTGTTCAACCTCGACATCCCGGAGGAGGTCCAGCTTCGGATCATCCACCGGGGCGTGGGCGCGATCACCGAGAGCGACGTCATGCTCGCGAGCGCCTCGTCCGAGGCGGTCACGATCATCGGCTTCAACGTGCGGGCCTCGAACAAGGTCCGCGAGATGGCCGACCGCGAGGGCGTGGAGATCCGGTACTACACCGTCATCTACCAGGCCATCGAGGAGATCGACGCCGCGCTCAAGGGTCTGCTCAAGCCGGAGTACGAGGAGGTCGAGCTGGGCACCGCGGAGATCCGCGACGTCTTCCGCTCGTCCAAGATCGGCAACATCTCCGGCTGTATCGTCCGGTCCGGCCTCATCCGCCGCAACGCCAAGGCGCGGCTGCTGCGGGACGGGGCGGTCGTGGCGGACAACCTCACGATCAGCTCCTTGAAGCGGTTCAAGGACGACGCGACCGAGGTCCGCGAGGGCTTCGAGTGTGGTCTGACGCTGGGCGGCTACAACAACGTCCAGGTCGGCGACGTCATCGAGACGTTCGAGATGCGCGAGAAGCCGCGCGCCTGA
- a CDS encoding TRM11 family SAM-dependent methyltransferase, with protein sequence MIRYALLLAPSANRVYADAAARLARAELAVFAGSGVLDVVPAAAEVTGIGGVEYLTFTTAEPGLGERDLAHLANLSAAYALFERVGDDLLRPVPLRPLARYDSDLITIPKYAGKTNEQFTRLLLNVTVLASAAAPRMLDGPVVVLDPLCGRGTTLNQALMYGYDGIGIERDSQDVDAYAAFLRTWLRRKRLKHTTDSTSVRRDRKLVARRFEAVLAPSRDEHRAGATQRVIVLHTDTTRAREALRARCADVIVTDAPYGVAHGSRTDHGLSRSPLELLTAAVPVWRELLRPGGALGLSWNTHVAPRAQAEAVLADAGLRVLDGPGFGDFAHRVDQAIERDVLVAVAP encoded by the coding sequence GTGATCCGGTACGCGCTGCTCCTCGCCCCCTCCGCCAATCGCGTCTACGCCGACGCGGCGGCCCGGCTGGCCCGCGCCGAGCTGGCCGTGTTCGCCGGTTCCGGCGTGCTGGACGTCGTACCGGCCGCCGCAGAGGTGACCGGGATCGGCGGGGTGGAGTACCTGACGTTCACCACCGCCGAACCGGGGCTGGGCGAGCGGGACCTGGCCCACCTGGCGAACCTTTCGGCGGCGTACGCGCTGTTCGAGCGGGTCGGCGACGACCTGCTGCGGCCGGTGCCGCTGCGCCCGCTGGCCCGGTACGACTCCGACCTGATCACCATTCCCAAGTACGCCGGAAAGACCAACGAGCAGTTCACCCGGCTGCTGCTCAACGTCACAGTGCTCGCCTCCGCCGCCGCGCCGCGGATGCTGGACGGGCCGGTGGTGGTGCTGGATCCGCTCTGCGGCCGGGGCACCACGCTCAACCAGGCCCTGATGTACGGCTACGACGGCATCGGCATCGAGCGTGACAGTCAGGACGTGGACGCGTACGCCGCGTTCCTGCGTACCTGGCTGCGCCGCAAGCGGCTCAAGCACACCACCGACTCGACGTCGGTGCGCCGGGACCGCAAGCTGGTGGCCCGCCGGTTCGAGGCGGTGCTCGCGCCGTCGCGGGACGAGCACCGGGCCGGGGCCACCCAGCGCGTCATTGTGCTGCACACCGACACCACCCGGGCCCGCGAGGCGTTGCGCGCCCGCTGTGCGGACGTGATCGTCACCGACGCGCCGTACGGCGTGGCGCACGGCAGCCGTACCGACCACGGGTTGTCCCGCAGTCCGCTGGAGCTGCTCACCGCCGCCGTGCCCGTGTGGCGGGAGCTGCTGCGCCCGGGCGGGGCGCTCGGCCTGTCCTGGAACACGCACGTGGCCCCGCGGGCGCAGGCGGAGGCGGTGCTGGCCGACGCCGGGCTGCGCGTGCTCGACGGCCCGGGCTTCGGTGACTTCGCCCACCGGGTCGACCAGGCGATCGAGCGGGACGTGCTGGTGGCTGTCGCGCCTTAA